Within Solea solea chromosome 1, fSolSol10.1, whole genome shotgun sequence, the genomic segment tttttgagtgattttggaagacatacaaaactatgacttttttgagtgattttgcacgacttactatactatgattgttttgtcaaattttggacaacatactaaactgtaaCAGGGATGTTGTAGATGAGGCTTGAACCCACAACCCTTGGCATTGGAGGCAAGTGTTTTCCCCATTCACCACAGGGACTTGCTGTTGATGTGACACATGAGGTTTTTGttacattgtggacgacatactatactatgactttttataccgattttggacgacatactttaatatgactttttctgtcaaattttggacgacatactatactatgacttttttgagtgattttggacgacatacaaaactatgactttttgagtgattgtggatgacatactatactacgacttttttttagtgattttggacgacatactatactatgacttttttgagagattttggacgacatacaaaagtatgactttttggacgacatactaaactgtaaCAGGGCTGTTGTAGATGAGGCTTGAACCTTGACCCTTGGCATTGGAGGTAAGTGTTTTCCCCCATTcaccacatggacatgctgttgttgtgacacatgaggtttttgttacattgtggacgacatactatactatgactttttttaccgattttggacgacatactataatatgacttttttttgtcaaattttggacgacatactatactatgacttttttgagagattttggacgacatactataatatgactttttttagtgattttgtacaacatactatactatgacttttttgagtgattgtggacgacatacaaaactatgactttttgagtgatttttgatgacatactatactatgagttttttgagtgattttggacaacatactatactatgactttttgagtgattttgcacgacttactaaacaatgacatttttttaaaattttggatgacatactaaactacgacattttggacgacatactaaactatgacattttttttaaattttggatgacatacttaactacgacattttggtcacattttggacgacatactaatctatgactttttgactgattttggacgacatactatattatgactattttgagtgattttggacgacatactatactatgactttttgagtgattttgcacgacatactatactatgacttttttgagtgattttgcacgacttactaaacaatgacattttttttaaattttggatgacatactaaactacgacattttggtcacattttggacgacatactatactatgacattttttttaaattttggatgacatactaaactacgacatttcggtcacattttggacgacatactaatctatgactttttgactgattttggacgacatactatattatgactattttgagtgattttggacgacatactatactatgacatttgtgagtgattttggacaacatactatactatgacttttttgagtgattttggacgacatacaaaactacgacattttggtcacattttggacgacatactatactatgacttttttgagtgattttggacgacatacaaaactatgactttttgactgattttggatgacatactatactatgacttttttgagtgattttggacgacatactatactatgacttttgtgagtgattttggacaacatactatactatgacttttttgagtgattttggacgacatacaaaactatgactttttgacctattttggacgacatactatactatgacttttgtgagtgattttggacaacatactatactatgacttttttgagtgattttggacaacatactatactatgacttttttgagtgattttgcacgacttactaaacaatgacattttttttaaattttggatgacatactaaactacgacattttggtcacattttggacgacatactaatctatgactttttgactgattttggacgacatactatattatgactattttgagtgattttggacgacaaattatactatgacctttttataccaatttcggacgacatattatactactttttgatgatagagataaaatttcaGTTAGATAAAGTTAGTTTGTGAAcatcaggaggctttcagcagttcccacatttaaattagtCAGAAACGGGgttgaattgacagagaaaatTCAAAAATCACCCTGGTCTTGATTTTTCCAAAACTCCAAAGCAgatttttaacatgggagttTTGACCAGAATTCTCTGCACTTTCAGGTGATTTTTAAGTAAAACTGCAAGTcataagaaaatgaaaacaacacacaatgaGAACTAGTGAATgcattgcagcagcaggcactaatacATGTGTAGATTACAATATATGCTTGCACAGTAATGCAttatgccttgcagcagcaggcactaatcATGATGTTAAGAGATATTAAGTGATATGCGAAGAAATAATGATGATATATTAAgagatattaagtcataatCGTGATagactaagtcataattatgatatactaagagatactaagtcataattatgatataAACTTAGTCATAATTACGAGTCAAATCTGCTGATATAATCATTACTCTGCAATGTTTACTGTTcactgctttttaaaaatgaacatgactttattttgaaacactgaAAGACAAAGTCATTTGTACTATGAATGTTTACAAAGGCTCAGATTCTCCATTTAACTAATTTTTAATGGACacattgtcttttatttgtctgttattTCTGTTGGTTTGTTTGCTCTTTTTTCACTACCTGTgtgaaaaataacaatgaaaaaggttaagtgtttgtgtcagcaaatgttacatattttcTGAATATGTATTTTCAAATGCTCCatggatttgttttgtgtggatAAGTAAACTTCATAAAAAATGTTTACGCTTAAATCTGTTTGTAAAACGGATAAATTACTTATTCAGTGGTGTACTCACCCCTGACCCTCATGCTGTGGACCTTATGTCTTGAGACAAGTCTGTGACACAGTATTTGAAGCTCAATTACTTAGTTTGACgatacaaaaatgaaataaaagattcagaaagataaatacatttaaaaaatatttttcctgTACATTCATAGTGACTTTGTAGAATCTTTGGAGACTAAGCTTCTGGTGACAGCACAAGTGTCTTCCTCAGGGTGAACCGAACCTCAGGCATCTGCTTTGCTGCCCCAGACTCCTTGGAACCCTCTTTCTGGCTTACGTCATTGTTCACATGGTGGAGGATGGTGGTGAGATCTTCACCCCTAAATcaaacacattacacattttataattattatcatttttgatgtcataaaaccaaaccaaacttaaATTTGAGCTTTTTTTCATTCACCTTGGACAACCCTCCTTTAACTGCTGACACACAGACTGGATGAACCAGCTCCCATCTACTTTGTGTCTAAATGATACATGATCCTCCACTGTCGCAATAGCGACCAAAACATCAGCTTCTTCAGGGAAGAACGGTGAAGCAGCATCAGCCTCCAGATCTTTCAGTGACACTCCTCGCTGTTTCTGACCACCCTGGCAGGCCTGGACCAGGAACACTTTAGGCTTGCCAGAGAGGGCTGATTGATCAGTCGCCTTGAAGGTTCTAGTAATTTGCTTAATGGAGAGAGGCTTCCGGTCAATACCAAAGACAACTTCCCTTTCTCCGTGGCTAAGAATACAGCAGATGAAGGCATCTCCATGCTTGGGAGCCTGCTGAAGCTCCACAAATCCAGTGCCGAGCCACTCCTTCACATCAAACTCCTGCAGCTGAGCGGGATCATCCAGAGAAGCAAAGCACCTCAGTGCTCGCTCCATCTGGTGCTGACTTTGGTCTTTGCACATCAGCACTCTAAAGCGCAGCCAGCTGAACACCTCTGCCAAACACTCTGCAGGACagtaatttaaaaacacaaaacaaacatgttaatcAACAGTTATGTTAATGGTGTAGAACAGTGTGACTGCCTGTTCTGGGACATACGAGCATCTTTGTTGGTTCCACTTCTCGCTATGCCATCCGTGAAATTCTCGTTGTTTATGATCACACAGAGGCCGACAGGGTGGCTCTTCAGCTGGTAGTATTCCTCCTTAAAATGATGGAAACAATAttcaaaaagaacgttaataaAGAGGtcattgtttccttttgtttaaatatgaatCATTACAATACTTCCCTATTTGCAAATATGTCTGCAGAGAACAAAACATTGTTTGTGATTATTTGAGGGAAAATAGTGGAATGAAGATCACATTTAAAGTGTCTTTAAAAAGCTGTACTAAATATGCTTACTCGTACATTATTGTGTATTCTGTGACTCAGTCCTGGCACCAGGATGAAGTGACTAATCAGGCTTTTAAGAATTGTGATGgagcaacttttttttcatgcgaaataaatcattttaaccaTACAATATTTTCAAAGATAGATGTGCACTAACTTGAGAATACAAAAGCACATAACAGCCCTAGAAAAGTATTGTTTTGTACTGTGTGTTGGGAGTGACTTAGTGACAGTTTATGACATTTCTCAAAGATCCATTTCAGTACAACATAGTCCCTACAGCCCTAtagatcaggggtctcaaacttaaATGACCTAGGTGCCACTgtgtgtctagtttggtcagtaagggggaaaattgaaattgaaacattgaaataataatattttttgacGATAGTTCacataattacaaaataattaagTGGCGGGTTTGAGATCTCTGCTATCGATGCATAAAGCCCGAACAGAGAGGgcaga encodes:
- the LOC131470451 gene encoding caspase-8-like — its product is MWREDFLIESTQSPCGTTVATTRFKMSARDTLRRNKTDIQMTLCGDFRLILNKVCEKNLITGREYNNLKSINKEDTEGHVVELVDKIMNKGETVCRDFLHLLQTDKEVETTYPELKNMQLKDTCLLPMSVQACSLDVLTPEIKRLKREEYYQLKSHPVGLCVIINNENFTDGIARSGTNKDAQCLAEVFSWLRFRVLMCKDQSQHQMERALRCFASLDDPAQLQEFDVKEWLGTGFVELQQAPKHGDAFICCILSHGEREVVFGIDRKPLSIKQITRTFKATDQSALSGKPKVFLVQACQGGQKQRGVSLKDLEADAASPFFPEEADVLVAIATVEDHVSFRHKVDGSWFIQSVCQQLKEGCPRGEDLTTILHHVNNDVSQKEGSKESGAAKQMPEVRFTLRKTLVLSPEA